In the Zingiber officinale cultivar Zhangliang chromosome 5A, Zo_v1.1, whole genome shotgun sequence genome, AGGAGATCCAAAGAACATGATAATTGGACAGCTGACCCATATGTTGAGGTCCTTGATTCAAGTAACTGCAAGAATAATTTGACCATAAAACAAGATCGAGGCGCATGTCTAAAagtgggaaaaaaaaatcaactatagCAAGATGCAATGTGCAAGATACtatgaattcaaatattaaaaGCAAAGAACGAAGTGAATAAAATAACAGGTgatattttgttatatttttccTACAGAAACTAACATATTTCAGATGGAATTCACATGCACTTCACCTACAGGGAAGACCTCTTTGAAGACAAAATGCAAGTAACACGTGACAAAATACTAAAATTCAGAAAACTAATAACTGATATGAGTGATATCCCTGAGAAACAGTAAAATACTTCAATATTACCTGGTACAAAGAATTGAGGGTGCGGAGAGATGACTCTTGTAGCATTATGCTGCTTGCTTTATGACAAAGCAAAGTTCTAATCCATACAAGTACGCAGATCATAACTGCACCCCTGCAACCATAAGAAGAAAACTGAGGAGGAAGAATGAAAGATGAAGCGGTTGTTAATGCGAGTATATATGATGTCTTTGGATTGGCTTGTCCACAATATTCAAGGtaaatatttcattttattttataaaacaaCAATTTGAGCACACAAACTCCCACAAATGTGGGATTTTGGTAGGGccaaaaaatgttttttttttatctttgcaTACTAAAGTTGTGACTTCTTTGAAGACCTGTCTCCATGGTGCAATGGAGTAGTGACCACAATCAAGGTTGTCAAATCAAAGTTCAGATTgtgaatctttttttttttttgataaatttttgaatcaaggttctttcttcttttttttatagtgttttttgctttaatttttaatatattatgtttAGCACAATGCCTTAATGGGGCACAATGCCTTAATGGGTAAGCTCATCAACTAAGTAATTTTTTTGACAAGCTAATGCATACAGGCTAAATGCAtacacaaaagaaaaaaaaagttaaataaagCAGTGTTTTTAACCTTTTACAAAGGCAACTTTTCAATATCATATTCTCTAATGAGAATCACAgaattcatcttggaggattatACTATAGAAAAATGAATGAGGCCATTTGTTTACGTTTAATCTAACAGATTTCTCATGCAACTTTGATATCATCCAACAAAAATAAACAATGATAAGAAAAGTAGAAAACTACCTTGAATCTGCCATGAATGAAAGGTGCTCCAAAAGTTTGGCAACGCTGGCTGGATTTAGATGTGATATCGATTTGGCAATAACCTGAAAGAATTAGATATTCCAGAATCACATATgaacaaactaaaaaaaaaatcaaaaattccATAAACTATTGATAATAAAACAAGCTGATCTAACTGATCTAAATCACAAGAACACCTAGTAGCCTAAAGTtatatatttgaaataaactaaGTCAAGAGCTTTTAACTTCTAGATTCAGCTTGGCATTGTCTTTTAGGGAAGAGCCGCTAAATCTGAGAATTAACCCGACTCAACAAGTGtcgaaataaggaaaaatttaaacCTCAATTCAGGAGTTTATAATAAAAATCACTTCCTAATTAAACAATCAAAAATAGAGTAGCAGCTTCAAAGATCAGGAGAATACAGACAAAATACATTGTACCTTCTCATCTTTTTCGTGTAGGCACTCCAATAACAATGAACGATCATCAGCACGTAGTGCTTGCCTTAACAAAACATGCAAGGAGTCTGCCCTTGGGGGATCCACGGTCGCAGCTGGTTCAGAGATGGGTTTGTCCTCTAATTTCTCTTCATTAACCATCTCTAGGCTTGAAAGCTTCTCGGCAATAGTAGGCTCATCCATACTCACTGCTCTACTCTTTTTGGGCATTTCTTCTATCTGAAGGCGGCGTTCGGCGAGGGAGGAACGAGGgagaaagagggagaggaggGCACGGCGGCgagagggtttagggttaggggtTGGCCTTCTTTTCTAAAGAAAAATTCAGGGTTTTATTTCTAAAAGAAATTCAGTTTGATAAATAGTTTATTTTAAGGGTGTTTTTAACATCAATATTTTTAAGCAAAAATTCAACCCCGGATAAAATTATCTAAATTGTCAAGAGGAGCCCTAGGCTGTGATGTATCGACAGAGGGCCCATACAGTGGATATTTATTTATAGTAGgatgataaatttaaaatattagacTGCTTAATcgtgttagtgtgtgcacttatgtgtcAAGACACTGTTTATGTATTTTgtgaataattatttaataaaggtaaaatttatcattaattaattacttttctgtacgtatatgattaatgataaagtctcacagattaatgagtatattaatctgaaaatagtccttgatcagatatatatctagaggggacatggatatctagatcaacactgagtatgactaggtcgagatagaccggagggatggatatccaagttgtacttgggggtgccttgagtttagaggtacactggacacgacccgctTAAAAgtagaccacatattaagcatcattggtctttccttttatgaacgagtgtaactgatcttttaacttgagaccttcatttattctatgcgtggagttatgtgctttgatgccgttaaaagcagtctttaatcggattgtgattaatacggtagttgggtgtatgacaaagcgtagagagaatattgttaagtcaatagaggattcatcgctctcttggattaggaattaacatcctggccgcttgatagagatattagtgactcaaaatccatggtcatgggagaaatgatttatcattcaagaggagtctattatatcttggaaatcaagtaaaacaattaatttggtaatgatgcataatgtatcaaattaattgggatgtaagcttagatgaagagattgaattatatagtaatcggttcatagtggtttatagtttatgactgatattaattttatcacgttgggtggctaaaaactgttgctagacggttaccttagtctgtgtatggatttacactgccttcgtgtataaaacctagagggtcgcacgcatagcacgtagacatgaacaagagtatcggaagcgagtcgagatcaagatcaaatatggatttatttgatacagagaagagagaattcgaataaccaaaatcatgatgattaatggagaattcgaagagtcatcataatgataattaatgaaaaatttgaagagttatcataatgaaggtcataaatgaagaatttatggagcctataactcttcatcttccttattaatgaagatcataaatgatgaattaattgaaggcttaactcttcgtattccttggaagctataaatagccatcctcggaaagattcaaggtaaggatttcattctctccatttctccttcgtcaactgttggttgctactcggaaaacctagaggttccactgtacaaaaattttgtacaaaagtctgaacctttttcctagctaccatgtgttcttttaaattaaattttggatcgcttgcggaacttaacacgtttgatccaaaacttaatctatttgttcttttaggtttagacttggatctcctgcggaacttaacacgttcgatccaaatcaccttaagttattaattccattaaatattaatttccataattggttcccagtactgacgtggcgaggcacatggccttcttggatatgggagcaaccaccaccgactagacaaaaccttttatggaaagctaatatttaatttcctaaaataactttaggttaaccgaaaagaacaatcaaatcacaaggaaaaataaatcaaaagaacacaacatcgaaaaacatattcgaaatactataatcgtaagcctcttgtatttggtattatttccaaaaataactagtatgatgcggaaagaaaaattactagttataccttttagaaagacctcttgatcttctaccgtattcctcttctaacctcggacgttgtgtgggcaacgatcttccgagatgagaaaccaccaaacatcttcttctcctcctagctaggttcggccaaaacaagaaagcttcaccaaggaagaagaaaaaaaacaccaaccaagctccaagggatgcaaactttctctccttcttcttcttcttctccaagtagtatccgaccaccacaagagctccaagccaagagaaaggttcggccaccacaaagaagaagaggggaag is a window encoding:
- the LOC121982255 gene encoding WD repeat-containing protein 43-like encodes the protein MPKKSRAVSMDEPTIAEKLSSLEMVNEEKLEDKPISEPAATVDPPRADSLHVLLRQALRADDRSLLLECLHEKDEKVIAKSISHLNPASVAKLLEHLSFMADSRGAVMICVLVWIRTLLCHKASSIMLQESSLRTLNSLYQLLESRTSTYGSAVQLSCSLDLLLFNNANDETDDEGTEQPEPIIYENSDDEESEDAIGAEEEEGTDTEGLGDVTDAHESDESDVMQE